The following coding sequences lie in one Chionomys nivalis chromosome 8, mChiNiv1.1, whole genome shotgun sequence genomic window:
- the Tyms gene encoding thymidylate synthase, protein MPVAGSELKLQPAAQQQGAEAPRHGELQYLGQVEHIMRCGFKKEDRTGTGTLSVFGMQARYNLRDEFPLLTTKRVFWKGVLEELLWFIKGSTNAKELSSKGVRIWDANGSRDFLDSLGFSARQEGDLGPVYGFQWRHFGADYKDMESDYSGQGVDQLQKVIDTIKTSPDDRRIIICAWNPKDLPLMALPPCHALCQFYVANGELSCQLYQRSGDMGLGVPFNIASYALLTYMIAHITGLKPGDFVHTLGDAHIYLNHIEPLKIQLQREPRPFPKLKILRKVETIDDFRVEDFQIEGYDPHPAIKMEMAV, encoded by the exons ATGCCGGTCGCCGGCTCCGAGCTGAAGCTGCAGCCCGCTGCTCAGCAGCAGGGCGCGGAGGCACCGCGCCACGGGGAGCTGCAGTATCTGGGGCAGGTAGAGCACATTATGCGCTGCGGTTTCAAGAAGGAGGACCGCACGGGCACCGGCACCTTGTCGGTGTTCGGCATGCAGGCGAGATACAACCTGAGAG ATGAATTTCCTCTGCTCACAACCAAACGAGTGTTCTGGAAGGGCGTTTTGGAGGAGTTGCTGTGGTTTATCAAG GGATCCACAAATGCTAAAGAACTGTCCTCCAAAGGAGTGAGAATCTGGGATGCCAATGGGTCCCGAGATTTTCTGGACAGCCTGGGATTCTCTGCACGACAGGAAGGGGACCTGGGCCCAGTTTATGGTTTCCAGTGGAGACATTTTGGCGCAGACTACAAAGATATGGAATCAG ATTACTCAGGTCAAGGAGTAGACCAGCTGCAAAAAGTGATTGACACCATCAAAACCAGCCCTGATGACAGAAGAATCATCATCTGCGCCTGGAACCCAAAAG ATCTTCCCCTGATGGCACTGCCTCCTTGCCATGCCCTCTGTCAATTCTATGTAGCGAATGGGGAGCTGTCTTGCCAGCTCTACCAGAGGTCGGGAGATATGGGCCTGGGCGTGCCCTTCAACATTGCCAGCTATGCCCTGCTCACCTACATGATTGCACACATCACAGGCCTAAAG CCAGGGGATTTTGTCCACACCTTGGGAGATGCACATATTTACCTGAATCATATCGAGCCCCTGAAAATTCAG cttcagCGAGAGCCAAGACCTTTCCCAAAGCTCAAAATTCTTCGAAAAGTTGAGACAATTGATGATTTCAGAGTTGAAGACTTTCAGATTGAAGGTTATGATCCACATCCAGCCATTAAAATGGAAATGGCCGTTTAG
- the Clul1 gene encoding LOW QUALITY PROTEIN: clusterin-like protein 1 (The sequence of the model RefSeq protein was modified relative to this genomic sequence to represent the inferred CDS: substituted 1 base at 1 genomic stop codon), whose translation MGRPPGVSSPAVGFAQRFPRPPARILRLRVDGARGGPAVTCSAGEGGVCGGGDLQPVGSSRSPQGEVTLPPNIFLAVPFCLLEAGEIDTGGEVKKALICARQMKIMMERREMEQAXVMETLKKCKEENQGALKLMNEVQEHLEEEEELCQASSVDSWDGCRPCLDSNCMRFYTACQPVWSSVDLESVIPLLQSPRGRTTDVHTILIAGSERPASEMLPEPNGGMCEEFNQNLSGCMKFHRRCPNCHNDLSEDCPDVPEFLEALKLVNISTQQYDQIVWMVQYHMEDITHLMKEMQEQFGWVSQLATHNPVTEGIFNSTKEGEGISVEKQVFANYVCVGVQTGNLRTARNIKGKHQVSIGESTGRTNGAW comes from the exons ATGGGGCGCCCGCCCGGTGTGAGCTCTCCCGCGGTCGGGTTCGCGCAGCGCTTCCCTCGGCCTCCAGCGCGCATCCTCCGGCTCCGGGTGGACGGGGCGCGCGGTGGACCCGCGGTCACCTGCTCGGCGGGAGAGGGAGGCGTCTGCGGAGGAGGAGACCTGCAGCCTGTGGGATCCAGCCGGTCCCCGCAGGGAGAAGTCACTCTCCCTCCCAACATTTTTTTAGCAGTTCCATTCT GTCTTCTAGAGGCGGGGGAGATAGATACAGGAGGAGAGGTGAAGAAGGCTTTGATTTGCGCTAGGCAGATGAAAATCATGatggaaaggagagagatggagcAGGCATGAGTGATGGAAACCTTGAAGAAATGTAAAGAAGAA AACCAGGGGGCCCTGAAACTCATGAATGAAGTGCAAGAACatttggaggaagaagaagagttaTGCCAGGCATCttctgtggattcctgggatggATGCAGGCCATGTCTGGACAGTAACTGCATGAGATTTTATACAGCTTGCCAGCCTGTTTGGTCCTCT GTTGACCTTGAGTCCGTTATTCCCCTGCTGCAGTCTCCACGTGGTAGGACTACAGATGTGCACACCATCCTTAT AGCTGGGTCAGAGAGACCTGCCTCAGAGATGTTACCTGAGCCAAATGGAGGAATGTGCGAGGAATTTAACCAGAATTTATCTGGATGTATGAAATTTCACAGAAGATGCCCAAATTGTCACAATGACCTATCTGAAG ACTGCCCTGACGTACCTGAATTCCTTGAGGCTCTGAAATTAGTCAACATATCCACTCAGCAATATGATCAGATTGTTTGGATGGTTCAGTATCATATGGAAGACATTACACATCTGATGAAAGAGATGCAAGAACAGTTTGGATGGGTGTCTCAACTAGCAACCCATAACCCAGTGACTGAGGGCATCTTTAACTCAACAAAG gaaggagaaggcatcAGTGTGGAAAAACAAGTGTTTGCTAActatgtctgtgtgggtgtgcaaACTGGAAACCTGCGGACAGCTAGGAACATCAAAGGGAAGCATCAAGTGAGTATTGGGGAGAGCACAGGAAGAACAAATGGGGCCTGGTAA